The genomic interval AGCCTCCAGTGACCAACGCCACCCGGCGTTTTGGCGGCGCGGCGGCGTGTCACGTTAGGCGGGCGGGTGTGTCGGATCGGGCGGCGCAGCCCGCCGAGGCGGGCGAGACCACGGCCCGGGCTGCGGTGGGCGCGGCGCGTCGGCGGGTCGGTAGGCTACCGTCTGGCCGATTCATCATGCTCAACATGCCGAAAGGGGTCCTGCGGTGCCCGCCATCTCCCGCGACGAGGTAGCTCACCTCGCCCGGCTGTCCCGGCTCGCGCTGTCCGAGGCCGAACTGGATCAGTTCGCCGGTCAGCTGGATTCGATCCTGAGTCACGTACGGACCATCAACGAGGTCGCCGCCGCCGACGTCCCGCCCACCTCGTCGCCGAATCCGGCCACGAACGTGACCCGGCCCGATGAGGTCCGGCCGAGCCTGACCCCCGAGGAAGCGCTGTCGGGCGCGCCCGCGGTGGAAGAGCAGCGGTTCATGGTTCCGCAGATCCTGGGGGAGGGCGAATGAGTACAGCATCGCGGGCGACGGGCGGGGCCGACCTGACCACGCGCACCGCCGCGGAGCTCGCCGAGCAGATCCATGCCGGCGAGGTCACCTCCGTCGAGGTCACGCAGGCGCATCTGGATCGCATCGCCGAATCCGACGGTGAGATCCACGCCTTCCTGCACGTTGCCGGGGACAAGGCACTCGAAGCCGCCGAGCGGGTCGACGCCGACCTGGCCGCCGGTAAGGCGCCCGCCTCCGCGTTGGCCGGTGTCCCGCTGGCGCTCAAGGACGTGTTCACCACCACGGACATGCCCACCACCTGTGCCTCGAAGATCCTCGAAGGCTGGGTCTCGCCGTACGACGCGACGGTGACCACCCGCTTGCGCGCGGCCGGTATCCCGATCCTCGGCAAGACCAATATGGACGAGTTCGCCATGGGCTCCTCCACCGAGAACTCGGCCTACGGCCCGACCCGTAATCCGTGGGACACCACCCGCATACCCGGTGGTTCCGGCGGTGGTTCGGCGGCGGCGCTGGCCGCGTACCAGGCCCCGCTGGCCATCGGCACCGACACCGGCGGCTCCATCCGCCAGCCCGCCGCGGTCACCGCGACCGTCGGCACCAAGCCCACCTACGGCACGGTGTCGCGCTTCGGTCTGGTCGCGTGCGCGTCCTCGCTGGATCAGGGTGGCCCGTGTGGCCGCACGGTGCTCGACACCGCGCTGCTGCACGAGGTGATCGCCGGGCACGACCCGCGCGACTCCACCTCGCGGAAGGTGGCGGTCCCGGCCGTGGTCGCCGCGGCACGCGAAGGTGCCAGGGGTGATCTCAGCGGGCTGAAAGTCGGTGTGGTGAAGGAACTGCACTCCGACAGCTATCAGCCGGGCGTGCTCGAATCCTTCGACGCCGCGGTCGCGGTGCTGAAGGAGCTCGGCGCCGAGGTGATCGAGGTGTCGTGCCCGCACTTCGAGTACGCGCTGTCGGCGTACTACCTGGTGATGCCGTCGGAGGTGTCCTCCAATCTCGCGCGCTTCGACGCGATGCGCTACGGCCTGCGCGTGGACGACGACGGCAGGCACAGCGCCGAGCAGGTCATGGCCGCTACCCGCGCCGCCGGTTTCGGCCCGGAAGTCAAGCGGCGCATCATGATCGGCACCTACGCGCTGTCGGCCGGATACTACGACGAGTACTACGGCCAGGCGCTCAAGGTGCGCACGCTGATCACGCGTGATTTCGACCAGGCCTACCAGCAGGTCGACGTGCTGGTCTCGCCGACCAGTCCGTTCACGCCGTGGAAACTGGGCGAGAAGGTCGACGACCCGCTGGCCATGTACCTCTCGGACCTGTGCACCCTGCCCACCAACCTGGCCGGGCATCCGGCGATGTCGGTGCCGTCGGGGCTGAGCAAGGACGACGGAATGCCGGTCGGATTCCAGATCATGGCCCCCGCGTTGGCCGACGATCGGTTGTACCGGGTCGGCACGGCGTACGAGGCGGCGCGCGGCGCGATCGCCTGACCGCGAGATCGTGAGCGGACCGGTGCAGTCGAACGACTTCGCCGGTCCGCTTCGTCGTAGGAAAACCTATGCGGGCCAGATGAATTCGGGGTCTGTCAGGTAGTCCTGGCGGCGCTGATCCAAGGCCATGGCGACCATCTGATGTGCGCCGGGGCCGATCACCTTCCGTACCGGTGGATTGGCCGTGTTCACCAGCGCCAGCAGGCCCTCCGCCGCGACTTCCGGTGCGGCTTCGACCCATTCGCCTGCTGCGGGCTCGGTATCGTCGGCCACGGCGGTCATCGCGGCCGGGTCCGGGTAGTCCGTCATGCCGAGGATGCCGGTGCGCAGATCTCGGTAGGCCGGAAGTCCGGTGGCGAACTTCATGCTCGATTTCGCCCAGTCGGTGTCGAAACCGCCCAGCTGCGCAAGGGTTACGTGGATGCCGAGCGGCCGCAGTTCGTCGGCCAAGGAGGCGCTGAAGCCTTCCAGGGCCCACTTGCTCGCGTTGTACAAGCCGAACAGCGGGAGGCTGCCGACCGCGCCGACCGTCGAGATCTGCACGATATGACCGGAGCCCTGTTCGCGCAGATGCGGCACCGCGGCCTGGGAAACCCAGAGCGCGCCATAGAAATTGGTGTCCATCTGGTCCCGGATCTGTGCTTCGCTCAGCTCCTCGACGGCCCCCACCAACCCGTAGCCGGCGTTGTTGACGATGACATCGATGGTGCCCATCTTCGCGAAAGCAACTCCGACCGTGGCGAATACCTGCTCGCGGTCGCGTACGTCCAACGGCAGCACGGTGAGTCGCTCGTCGGGTAGATCGCTCATGGTCCGCGGATCGCGAGCGGTCGCCACGACCCGGTCACCCTGAGCGAGGGCGGCGGTGGTGAACGCGCGGCCGAGACCGCGGTTGGCGCCGGTGATGAACCAGGTGCGGGTCATGGTTACTCCTCTCGTTACGAGACGGTTCGTCTCGCTTGAACCAACAATGCCAAGCAGAACCCTACTTGTCAAGACGAGACGTTACGTCTCGTAATTGCCGCAGTCGCCACATGCCGATAGCACCCAGCGCAGCACGCGGAGCGCACATGCGCGCGGCCTGGACGAGGCCTACGCCGACGTCGTCCTGGCCGCAGCGCTCACTGCTTTTCGCGCCTGAACCTCAGCAGGGCACTCGGTGGGCTAGCGGAGCTCGGAGAGGTCGATCGCGTCCGCCATCGCGCGGTAGCCCGCGTCGTTCGGGTGGAGGTGGTCGCCGCTGTCGTAGGGCGGATTGAGGCGATGCGGGGCGGTGGGGTCGGCGAGGGCGGTGTCGAGGTCGGCTACCGCGTCGTATTCGCCCGCGGTGCGGATCCATTCGTTGAGGGCTTGGCGTTTGGCCTCCGCCTCGGCGGAGAAATACGGGGAATCGCCGAAGGGCAGCAGGGTCGCTCCGATGACGCGCAGTCCGGCGGCGTGGGCGCGGCGGATCAGCTCGCGGTGAGCGGCGATGAGCTGTTCGGCCGACACCGGCACCGGATCGAAGGCGGGCTCCGCGCTGCTCAGGCCGATGTCGTTGGTGCCCTCCAGGATGATGACGGTGCCCACGCCCGGCTGGTCGAGCACATCACGCTGGAATCGAGTGCGGGCACTGTCGCCCAGCCAGGACGAGTCCACCGTCACCCGGTTGCCGCCGATGCCCTGGTTCAGCACCGCCCGTGCGTTGCCCGCCGCGGCCGAGCGCTCGGCCAGTTCGTCGGGAAAACGGTTGTCCGCGTTGATGGTCGAGCCGACGCCATCGGTGATGGAGTCGCCGAACACGACCACACCGGCGCGGCGCGGTGCCAGGTTCAGCACTTCCACTCCGGCCAGGTAATACCAGGAGTGGGTGGTCTCGGTGAACGCGGCGCCGGACGGATCGGCGCGGTGATCACCGGCCGCGCGATAGCTCGTGGCGGCGGCCTGGGCGTGCATGGTCGCCGGTCCGGTGGGTTCGGCGAGGTAGAGGGTGATCGTCACCGATTCCATCGGCGCCAATGCCAGCGGTGCCGGGTCGGTGTCCACGTCCGCGCCCGCCGGAATGCGGAACGACCGCGCCAGACCCATGGTCAAATCGAGCACGGACTCCGGCCGGATGCCACCGTCCGGCGCGGTACGAGCGATGGTCGCACCCGCCACCGCGAGCGGTGCCGTGCCGTACCGATTGGTCAACTGCACGCGGGTCGCGGCCCCGCCCTCGGTCACCCGGACCACTTGGCGCAGCGTCTGATTCGAGAATCCCGCCTCGGACCAGGTGGGCAGGAAGGCTTTGCTCGGCCGGTGCGGAGCGGTCGTCCACGCACTGCTCCAGCCGGGCGGCTCGGGCGGCTTCGCTTCCGCCGTGCCCACGGCGATCGGCAGTACTACGAGCAGCGATGCCACGAGGGCGCGAACAGTACGCACGGCGAAATCCATTCTGTCGGAAGCCCGTCCGGCGTCGGCCGGACACGCCCGCACAACCTCCGAAATCGGACCTTCGATTCCCGATGTGGCACGTGTCACACGGTGCTCCACGGGCGGGACGGGTCAGTGGGCGTGCAGGGATTCGGCTCGGCGTTGGACGGCGGCGGTCATGCCTTCGAACCCGTTGCGGAGGTGCTTGCCGAGGACCGCGCGGACCACCGGGTTGAGCCAGCCGTTGAGTTCGAAGTGGGATTCGTAGCGGGTGCGGTCGGGTGTCACGGCGGTGACGGTGTGCGAGCGCAGGCTGTGCAGGGCGTTCGGTGGGACCGGCTTCATGGTGTAACTGAATTCGCGGCCGGCGGTGTGGCTGCGCACGTATTCCCGCTGTCGCAGACGTTTGGGGCCGAGTTGTACCAGCATGTCGATCGGTTCGCCGGGGATCAGGCTTGTCTTCGCCTCGAGGCAGAAGGGGTTCCAGTCGCCGTAGTGGTCGAAGTCGGTGAGCACCCGCCAGACCACGTCGGCGGGGGCGTCGATGTAGACAGTGGCGTCGATGGTCAGTCCCATGCGAGAAAACTAGAACACGTTTCAGGCTGCGTCAACGGTCAGCAGGTCCCGAGGGCGGTGCCCTGATCGGTGCCGTAGCGGTGTCCGTGCCCGGCGGGTGCGTCGAGCGCGGCGAGCAGGTCGGCGGTGGTCTGGACGAAGCTCGCGAGTGGAAGCCACTGCGGGACAGGGGCGTCCACGCGAGTTCCGGAGAGATCGGGCGCGCGCCACAGCAGCGTCGGCGACCAGTGCACGACCGGGTCGGAGCTGTTGGCCAGCACGGTCGCACCCGATCGGTGGACGTGACCAGCGGGTGGTCCCGCCCACAGGACCGCGCAGGTGCGCCGATCCTGGTCGGCGTCATCGGCGAAAACCGAGCTGCCGCCGTACGCGCCGAGGCTCTGGCCGTAGACGAACAGCCGGTTCTTCCCGCCGAGTTCGGCGACGCGCTGCTCCACGGCGGTGAACAGGGCGCGGGCGGCGGCGATGGCATCGTCGCGGCCGAAGACGAAGGTCACCCAGCTCGGCGCGTAGGAGTACTGAAGACCGACCACGGCGGCGTCATCGCCGAACCGCTGCTCGAGACCCTTCATCGCGTTGGCGTCGATCCAGCCCGAGCCGGTCGGGACCGCGACGACGATATCGGACCTGGTGAAACCGCCGGACCGCTCCAACTCCCGGACCGCCAGTGCCACACGGGAATCCAGGTCGGGCGCCGACTCCATTCCGACATAGACCCGGACCGGTCCCGCGGCCTGACCGGAGACGAACTTGCGCCCCTCGGCTCCGAGTGAGCCCCAGCTGACCGCCGAATCGGCGCTGCCGGACCTCGTGAAGGAAACCGGCTGCACCAGTGCGGGATCCACGCGATCGTTCGCCGCCACATACGTGCTCTGCCGCCATCCGACGAAACTCGGCATCAGCAACGCGTACCCGGCCACCCCGGCCACCAGAGTCATCGCGACACTGCGCGCGAACCCCAATCGTCGCAGCACCCAGCGGAATCCCCGCGCGAGCCCGGTACAGATACCGACGAGCGCTGCCGCGCCGAGGGCACACCGCAACCAGTAGTCCGGTCCGATCGGCGGCGTCCCCATCGCGGCCCGCAGTGCGTTCTGCCAATGTCCCGCCTGGGCGGCCGCGCCCACGATCAGTAGGGCGTTGATCACGAACAGCGGTCGGCGGGCGGCGGGAAAGCGCAGGTTGAGATCGATATCGCGGCGTCGGAGGATCATTCGGGACAATCCTGCCACCGCGAGCACGATCGCGATCAGCAGTGCGGTCAAGATGGCTTGTGCGCCGGGAGTTCTCGGCAGCAGACCCGGCGACAGCGAAACCAGCGTTCCGATGCCGATGGCAGAGGTCGTACCGATCCGGGGCGAGGCAGACAGCACCCTCCGTGCTGTTGCCGCTACCCGGTGTGGCGGTTGCTCGTTCCTGCCCATGGGCGCCGTGGGGCCGGCGGTGACTTCGCCGACGGCATCGGGCCTTTCGAGGGTGGTCGTCATCGTGAATTCTCCTGAAAAGTGTCTGCAGGCAATGAGTTCGAGGGACCGGCTACCGGCAGGGAATCGACCGTCCCGGTACTTCCGCCGGTGGATTCAGCCGGGCTGTCCGAGCGACGGCTCGCGCACCATGGCTCGGGCAGTGTGTCCGAGCGGGCAGCGATGTCCCGCTCATGCGGTCGCACCAGCGGCGACGGGTGCGA from Nocardia goodfellowii carries:
- a CDS encoding SGNH/GDSL hydrolase family protein — translated: MRTVRALVASLLVVLPIAVGTAEAKPPEPPGWSSAWTTAPHRPSKAFLPTWSEAGFSNQTLRQVVRVTEGGAATRVQLTNRYGTAPLAVAGATIARTAPDGGIRPESVLDLTMGLARSFRIPAGADVDTDPAPLALAPMESVTITLYLAEPTGPATMHAQAAATSYRAAGDHRADPSGAAFTETTHSWYYLAGVEVLNLAPRRAGVVVFGDSITDGVGSTINADNRFPDELAERSAAAGNARAVLNQGIGGNRVTVDSSWLGDSARTRFQRDVLDQPGVGTVIILEGTNDIGLSSAEPAFDPVPVSAEQLIAAHRELIRRAHAAGLRVIGATLLPFGDSPYFSAEAEAKRQALNEWIRTAGEYDAVADLDTALADPTAPHRLNPPYDSGDHLHPNDAGYRAMADAIDLSELR
- a CDS encoding SRPBCC domain-containing protein, producing the protein MGLTIDATVYIDAPADVVWRVLTDFDHYGDWNPFCLEAKTSLIPGEPIDMLVQLGPKRLRQREYVRSHTAGREFSYTMKPVPPNALHSLRSHTVTAVTPDRTRYESHFELNGWLNPVVRAVLGKHLRNGFEGMTAAVQRRAESLHAH
- the gatC gene encoding Asp-tRNA(Asn)/Glu-tRNA(Gln) amidotransferase subunit GatC, which codes for MPAISRDEVAHLARLSRLALSEAELDQFAGQLDSILSHVRTINEVAAADVPPTSSPNPATNVTRPDEVRPSLTPEEALSGAPAVEEQRFMVPQILGEGE
- a CDS encoding alpha/beta-hydrolase family protein — its product is MTTTLERPDAVGEVTAGPTAPMGRNEQPPHRVAATARRVLSASPRIGTTSAIGIGTLVSLSPGLLPRTPGAQAILTALLIAIVLAVAGLSRMILRRRDIDLNLRFPAARRPLFVINALLIVGAAAQAGHWQNALRAAMGTPPIGPDYWLRCALGAAALVGICTGLARGFRWVLRRLGFARSVAMTLVAGVAGYALLMPSFVGWRQSTYVAANDRVDPALVQPVSFTRSGSADSAVSWGSLGAEGRKFVSGQAAGPVRVYVGMESAPDLDSRVALAVRELERSGGFTRSDIVVAVPTGSGWIDANAMKGLEQRFGDDAAVVGLQYSYAPSWVTFVFGRDDAIAAARALFTAVEQRVAELGGKNRLFVYGQSLGAYGGSSVFADDADQDRRTCAVLWAGPPAGHVHRSGATVLANSSDPVVHWSPTLLWRAPDLSGTRVDAPVPQWLPLASFVQTTADLLAALDAPAGHGHRYGTDQGTALGTC
- a CDS encoding SDR family NAD(P)-dependent oxidoreductase, which codes for MTRTWFITGANRGLGRAFTTAALAQGDRVVATARDPRTMSDLPDERLTVLPLDVRDREQVFATVGVAFAKMGTIDVIVNNAGYGLVGAVEELSEAQIRDQMDTNFYGALWVSQAAVPHLREQGSGHIVQISTVGAVGSLPLFGLYNASKWALEGFSASLADELRPLGIHVTLAQLGGFDTDWAKSSMKFATGLPAYRDLRTGILGMTDYPDPAAMTAVADDTEPAAGEWVEAAPEVAAEGLLALVNTANPPVRKVIGPGAHQMVAMALDQRRQDYLTDPEFIWPA
- the gatA gene encoding Asp-tRNA(Asn)/Glu-tRNA(Gln) amidotransferase subunit GatA → MSTASRATGGADLTTRTAAELAEQIHAGEVTSVEVTQAHLDRIAESDGEIHAFLHVAGDKALEAAERVDADLAAGKAPASALAGVPLALKDVFTTTDMPTTCASKILEGWVSPYDATVTTRLRAAGIPILGKTNMDEFAMGSSTENSAYGPTRNPWDTTRIPGGSGGGSAAALAAYQAPLAIGTDTGGSIRQPAAVTATVGTKPTYGTVSRFGLVACASSLDQGGPCGRTVLDTALLHEVIAGHDPRDSTSRKVAVPAVVAAAREGARGDLSGLKVGVVKELHSDSYQPGVLESFDAAVAVLKELGAEVIEVSCPHFEYALSAYYLVMPSEVSSNLARFDAMRYGLRVDDDGRHSAEQVMAATRAAGFGPEVKRRIMIGTYALSAGYYDEYYGQALKVRTLITRDFDQAYQQVDVLVSPTSPFTPWKLGEKVDDPLAMYLSDLCTLPTNLAGHPAMSVPSGLSKDDGMPVGFQIMAPALADDRLYRVGTAYEAARGAIA